DNA from Brassica napus cultivar Da-Ae chromosome C4, Da-Ae, whole genome shotgun sequence:
CAGATTCCTGCAATAAAATATACCAATTAAATGActcaatataaataattaaaggtAATATAATATACggttaatgaattttttttattaccttTTTAGGGCAAGGTTTGTCAAGACAATAGTGTTGGTTTATGATAATCGGGTTCTTGACCATCTTCATATTAATATGTTGAAAAACAATGTTTCGTACGAAACTCTTGCTATCTTTTCCCCATGTCTTGATCCTAACTCCGTTATCCGTTGACATGAAATCCACGTTACTCACCATCACGTTCTCCACTCCTTGCTCGTCCTCTGACCTCCCAAGACTCCCGATACTGTTTTGGAGGATCCACAAACAGGTTAAGATATTGATATTAAGTAACTTGTGTGGCAAgaaatcaatatttttgttaCCTGATGCCATGGCCTGGACCGCATTGAATGCCTTGTATAGAAACATAAGTGGATCCTGGACCGATGGAGATGCAGTCGTCCCCGGTTCCAATTCTTGAGTTAGTGATATTCACGGAGTGAGAGTTCTCTATGTGAATCCCATCGGTGTTAGGACTATCCGCATCAGCAGAAACTTTAACGCCGTAAATCTTAACGTTATTGCTCTGGTCGATAACTATATGGAACTTCTGGCTATTGATCGACGTTAAACCGTAGATACTGATGTTATTCGAATCAGTAAATAACAAAGTCTGCAAAAACAGTTCACAAACAAGTAAAGTTAATATATAAACTGCATGTATATCAGGGAAGTTTATAGTTACTTGTGGGTCAAGCGAACCTTAGCACCAGTAGGGCATTTTTTGCCACCACTGTTCTTGCATTTCCACAAACTAGAGCCTTGTGCGTCAAGTACACCACCGTAGATTGAAACGTTAGTGACTCCATCGAACATGATCCACTGTAGTGAGTTTGCGATAACTCTAAAATCTTCCGGTGCAATAATTGAACCGGCTATACGAAAAGATATTGGAGCATTCGTACACTTGGTGCCTTGGAATACAAGGTTTCCGACCAAGAACCGTCCTTTTGGTACAATAATAGTTGTGGGATTCGGAGAGGCACATGCGACTTGCCATGCGGCTAAGAAGGCTTTGGTCGAGTCTTTTGAGCCATCTGGTTTAGCTCCGTAGGTTAAGACATTGAGGGATGTGATTGGGGTCGGTTTGGCTAATGATGAGATTAGGATGAAATCAAGAAAGATGAGagtcagaggaagaagaagaagacctgatgttttgtgaatcattttttgtgtttttttcagaGAATGTTAGTCTATTGAGGATGAATTGATATTGGAGAAGAAGGTATGTGAGAGGGGAATTTATAGGAATGTTATGTTAGTAAGGTAAAGGTTTAATTTGAGGCAAAATAAATTATGATTGTATATggaagtttatattttattttattaatatttaatttcgtCAACTTGTACCCAGATTCTGTAATATG
Protein-coding regions in this window:
- the LOC106395894 gene encoding probable polygalacturonase At2g43860, which gives rise to MIHKTSGLLLLPLTLIFLDFILISSLAKPTPITSLNVLTYGAKPDGSKDSTKAFLAAWQVACASPNPTTIIVPKGRFLVGNLVFQGTKCTNAPISFRIAGSIIAPEDFRVIANSLQWIMFDGVTNVSIYGGVLDAQGSSLWKCKNSGGKKCPTGAKTLLFTDSNNISIYGLTSINSQKFHIVIDQSNNVKIYGVKVSADADSPNTDGIHIENSHSVNITNSRIGTGDDCISIGPGSTYVSIQGIQCGPGHGISIGSLGRSEDEQGVENVMVSNVDFMSTDNGVRIKTWGKDSKSFVRNIVFQHINMKMVKNPIIINQHYCLDKPCPKKESGVEISNVRYEDIQGTSNTEVAVMLDCSKDKPCTDIVMGNVNLVLQMVNGSAQASCNNANGLANDVVVPFTPCLKRDLLLT